The Brassica napus cultivar Da-Ae chromosome C7, Da-Ae, whole genome shotgun sequence genome has a segment encoding these proteins:
- the LOC106417347 gene encoding uncharacterized protein LOC106417347 — translation MADLKGKGILYEDDDEPIRLTDQDGSQVIKEFRMSLIGKVLNAKKQNVEKLLQTMPSQWGMADRITANDLRNGKFLFNFSCEEDLKSVLRKGPFHYNYCMFVLVRWEPIVHDDYPWIISFWVRVIGIPLHLWNVNNLRSIGGRLGYVDTLELEEGRMLIDIDSRRPLKFKRKGEYEGEEVTIEFKYDMLFKHCTTCSLMSPEKGYCPTINTNRPQSLMDRGGSLCASAATW, via the coding sequence ATGGCAGATCTAAAAGGCAAAGGAATTCTGTAcgaggatgatgatgaacctATTAGGCTCACTGATCAGGATGGCTCGCAAGTTATAAAGGAGTTCCGGATGTCTCTGATTGGTAAGGTTCTTAATGCTAAGAAGCAAAATGTTGAGAAACTCTTGCAGACAATGCCATCTCAGTGGGGAATGGCTGATCGTATCACAGCGAATGATCTGAGAAATGGAAAATTCTTATTCAATTTTTCATGTGAAGAGGATCTTAAGTCCGTTCTTCGTAAAGGACCATTTCATTACAACTACTGTATGTTTGTTTTGGTGAGGTGGGAACCAATTGTGCACGATGACTACCCATGGATCATTTCTTTTTGGGTACGGGTAATTGGAATCCCGCTTCACTTATGGAATGTCAACAACTTGAGGAGCATTGGAGGCAGACTTGGCTACGTTGATACTCTGGAACTCGAGGAGGGGCGCATGCTTATAGACATTGATTCTCGACGTCCTTTAAAGTTCAAAAGGAAGGGTGAGTATGAAGGTGAGGAGGTGACCATTGAGTTTAAGTATGATATGCTCTTCAAGCATTGTACTACATGCAGCCTGATGTCTCCTGAAAAAGGGTATTGTCCTACCATCAACACTAATCGTCCTCAATCTCTTATGGACCGGGGGGGGAGTCTTTGCGCGAGTGCAGCTACCTGGTGA